In the Candidatus Methylomirabilis sp. genome, AGCTCGGGGCAAGCCTGGAGGAGCGCCGGACACGTCTCGAGGCGCGGCGGGAGCACGCCGCAAAGGGGACGGAAACCCTCCGGCGGTACCTCCACGGGCGCGGCGGCTCGGATCCGCAGGCGGAGTCTTTGCTCGCGCAGGTCCGGGACGAGCTGGAGGCCATGCGGTGGGAAGTCGAGGCGCGAGGGACCGCATGACCGGGAGCCCGAGACGCGGCGCGGAGACGTGGAGCGCGGACATCTCCGCAATTCCCGGGCTTTGCGCTTGACTTGACTCTGCCCGCGTGTATAGTGGCGCACAAAACCCGGGCCCGCTCCAGCGCGGAGCGGCGCGCGGGGGCGGCCTGCAGCCGCACGCGCTGGAGGAACCACCGAGGGGCATGGCAGCCATCAAGTACTACCGGTCGCAGTTCCGGGACGAGGGAAGCGACAGCCTTTTTCCAGAAGAGCAGGTGCTCTGGGAGGAACCCCTGGAGGCTGAGGGCGACGGGTCGGAGGATCCCACCGTCTTCGTGGCCTCGCTTCTCGTGGACGCGGAGGCCCTGGTGGCAGCGGGGGGACGGGTGCAGAGCGGTCTCGGCCGGGTGGAGGTGCGGAAGGTCGTTTTCCGGGAGGCGTAGCGCGCGGGGCGGGGGATGGGAGGAACGGTGGGCGAGGAGGCGATCATCATCGCCGCGTGCTTCGACGAGAGCGCGGCGGTGAAGCGCGCCTTCGTGGCGGAGGCGTTGTCACGGGTGGTGGAGGCGGCCGGGATGGCGGTGGAGACGCTGCGGCGCGGGGGGAGGCTCCTCTTTTTCGGGAACGGGGGGAGCGCCGCCGACGCCCAACACCTCGCGGCGGAGTTCGTAGGCCGGTTCCGGCTGGAGCGGGCCCCGCTCGCGGCCCTCGCCCTCACCACCGATACCTCGGCCCTGACCGCCATCGCCAACGACTGGGATTTCGGAGAGATCTTCGCGCGGCAGGTGGAGGCCCTCGGGAAGCCGGGGGACCTCGCCATCGCCCTCAGCACCTCCGGGACCTCGCGGAACGTCCTGCGCGGCGTGGAGGCTGCCCGGGCCCGCGGCCTGAAGACGATCGGGCTCACGGGAGGGGATGGCGGCCGCCTGGCCGCCCTGGTGGACCTGGCGCTGGTCGTCCCATCCCGCTCTGCGGCGCGGATCCAGGAGGTTCACATCACCATCGGCCACGCCCTCTGCGAGGTCGTGGATCGGGCCTTCGCCCGGCCGGAAAGCACGTCGGGGGCCACCGGCCGCCGCTCATAGGGGTGGGGCAGGCGCGGTGGCGGGGAGGAGGAGCATCGCGATGAGGATGGCCATGCGGGTGGCGGGGGGGCTCCTCGCTCTCCTGACCCTCACCCTGGTCGGCCCGGAGACCCGGGGGCAGCAGACGCCGGCCTCCCCGCCGCCGGCGGGGCCCGAGGTGGCGGCGGGCGTCTACGTCGTCCGCCCCGGGGACAACCTCTGGTTCCTCTCCGGCCAGTTCCTGCAGAACCCGTTCCTCTGGCCCAGGATCTGGGAACGGAACAAGTTCGTCATCAACCCAAACCGGATCTATCCGGGAGACCCCCTGATGATCCCGGGCCTGGCCCCCGCCCCGCCTGAGGCGATGGCCCTGCCGGGAGCGCCGGGCGTCGCCTTCCCCGCACCGGGAGGTGCTCCCCTGGCGACCCCATCCGAGCCGGTCGCGGCCGTCCCGGGCGCGCCGGGCGCGCCGGGCGCGCCGGCGGAGCCGCCCAAGGAGCCGGGGGGTGTCCCCACCGTGATCGTGCCCCTGCCCGCTCCCATTCTGGTCGTCACCCGCGGGCAGTACTTCTGCCTGGGTTTCGTCCACGAGGGAGGCCCGCTGGGCGTGGGGAACATCCTCCGGCCGCTCCGGGACAGCGAGACCATCGGGCCCCACGACACGGTCTTCCTGACCCTGCGTCCTGGCACCTCCGCGCAAGTGGGGGAGGTCTTCCAGGTCGTCCGCCAGGAAGCCCCGGTCAGCCATCCGCAGAGCGGCAGAACCCTGGGCCGCCTCATCCGGAGCCGGGGCCTCGTCCAGGTGACGGAGATCCAGGAGCGATCCGTCCGCGCGAAGGTCATCTACGGATGCGAGGACATGACCGCGGGCGATATACTCCTGCGCTACCAGGACACCGAGATCCCGGCCCTGGGCGCGGCGATTCCCACCAGCGTCAGCGCGGATGGGATGATCGTCCACACTGACCTGGATCGCGTCTCGGTGGGGGAGCTCCACATCGTGTATATCGATCTCGGCCTCAGGGCCGGGATCGTCCCGGGTGACGTCTTCTCGGTCCACCGGGAGACCGGGCTCGCGGCCGATCCCCGCGCCTGGGGGATGATCCGCCTCAGCCCCACCCTGCGGGGGGAGCTGGTGGTGGTCCGGGTGACGGAGCGGACTGCGACGGCGCGGGTCCTCCGGAGCGACCTCGACCTCCGGGTTGGGGACCGGATCCGGCTGGCGGCGAAGATGCCATAAGGAGCAGGGCCGCCGCGGCGGCGGGAGGAGCGGGCGTGGAGGAGCCGGAAGCCCTGGTTGCCCTCGCGCTCCTCCCGGGTCTGCCGCCGGCTGCGGTCGCGGCCCTCCTGGCCCGCTTCGGGGACGCCCGGGCCCTCCGGGCGGAATCGCCCGGAGCACTGACCGCCATCCCCGGGGTAACCCGGGAGGTGGCCGAGCGCCTCCGCGATCCGGCGCTCGCACAGGAGGTCGGACACGAGCTGCGCCGCCTGAGCGCCCTCGGAGGATCCGCCCTCACCCTCGCCGACTCGGCCTACCCGCCCCTCCTCCGCCAGATCCCGGATCCCCCTCCGGCCTTGTTCGTGCGGGGGAACCTGCCTCCTCCCGGGGTGATGGCGGTGGCGGTGGTGGGAGCCCGCGAGGCCACCTCCTATGGCCGGATGGTGGCGGAGGGGCTGGCCGGCGATCTGGCCCGGGCCGGCCTGGCGGTGGTGAGCGGGTTCGCCCGGGGGATCGACGCGGCGGCGCATCGCGGGGCTCTCGAGGGGGGAGGGATCACGGTGGGGGTCCTCGGGTGCGGCCTCGACGTGACCTATCCCGCCGGGTCGGGCGGCCTCGCCGAGCGGGTAGTCCGCCGGGGGGCGCTCCTCAGCGAGTTCCCGCTGGGGACCCGCCCGCTGCCGGTGAACTTTCCCCGGCGCAACCGGATCATCAGCGGGCTTTGCCGGGGCGTGGTCGTGGTGGAGGCGGCGGAGCGGAGCGGGGCCCTCGTCACGGCCCGCTGTGCTCTGGAGCAAGATCGCGAGGTGTTCGCGGTCCCGGGCCCCGTGACCGCCGGGACCTCCGTTGGAACCAACCGGCTCATCAAGGCGGGGGCGAAGTTGACGGAGGACTGGGCTGACGTGTTGGAGGAGCTGATCCCGGGCTGGGTGAGGCCAGCGGCCGCCGCGCCCGTTACCCTCCCGGAGGGCCTCCCGGAGGAGGCGCGGCTGATCTGGGGGGTGCTCGCCTCCGAGCCGGCCCACATCGACGCCCTGGCCACCCGCACGGCGCTCCCCGCCGGGCGTGTGGCGGCGGGTCTGTTAGCCCTGGAAATGGCGGGTTTTGCCCGACAGCTGCCGGGCCAGACCTATATCAGGGCGGGCGGTCGGCTATAATACAGTCTTTGGATGGGACGCCCGGTCGCGCCCCGATCGCCTGCGGCATCATCTAATATAGTACTCGTATAGTACTCGGACGAAAAAACCCGAGAGGAGCGTAACGCACCGTGCCCAAGTCGCTGGTCATCGTGGAGTCCCCGGCGAAGGCCAAGACCATCAACAAGTTCCTGGGGCGGAACTACCTGGTCAAGGCCTCGATGGGGCACGTCCGCGACCTGCCGGTCAAGGGGCTGGCGGTGGACGTGGAGCACAATTTCAAGCCCCAGTACGAGATCATCAAGGGCCGGGAGAAGGTGGTGGCCGAGTTGAAGAAGGCGGCCAAGGCCTCCGCAGCCGTCTTCCTGGCGACCGATCCAGACCGGGAGGGGGAGGCGATCGGCTGGCACCTGGCCCAGGAACTGAAGGGGGCGCGCCGGCCGGTGCACCGGGTCCTCTTCAACGAGATCACCAAGCGCGCCGTGCAGCAGGCCTTCGCCACCCCCGGGAAGATTGACCCCCGGAAGGTGGAGGCCCAGCAAGCCCGCCGGATCCTGGACCGCCTCGTGGGCTACAAGATCAGCCCCCTCCTGTGGGAGAAGGTGCGGCGGGGGATCTCGGCCGGCCGGGTCCAGTCGGTGGCCCTCCGCCTCGTCGTGGACCGGGAGAAGGAGATCCGGGCCTTCGTCCCCACCGAGTACTGGACGGTGGACGCGCGGTTCGCCGCGGGACACCCCCCGGAGTTCACGGCACGGCTGATCAAGGTTGATGGGGAGAAGATCCGCCTCCCGGATCAGGCCGCGGCGTCCGCTGCCGTGGCGGAGTTGGAGCGCGAGACCTTTCGGGTGGCCCACCTCGCCACCAAGGAGCGGAAGCGCCACCCCGTTCCCCCCTTCATCACCAGCAAGCTGCAGCAGGAGGCGGCCCGGAAGCTGGGCTTTGCGGCCCGGAAGACCATGCAGGTGGCCCAGCAGTTGTACGAGGGGATCGAGCTGGGGGACGAGGGGGCCATCGGCCTGATCACCTACATGCGGACCGACTCCACGCGCGTGGCCGCCGAGGCGGTGGCGGAGGTCCGGGCCTACATCGCCGAGAAGTTCGGGGGGGCCTTCCTCCCGGAGACCCCTCCGGTCTACAAGAGCGCCCGCGGCGCCCAGGAGGCCCACGAGGCCATCCGCCCCACCGCGGTCATGCGGGAGCCGGGGGCGGTCCGGCCCTACCTCGGCCGGGATCAGCTGGCCCTGTACACCCTCATCTGGAACCGGTTCGTCGCCTCCCAGATGCCGCCGGCGCTTTTCGACGTCACCACGGCCGACATCGCAGCGGGACGGTACCTCCTGCGGGCCACCGGGCGGGTGATGCGGTTTCCGGGGTTCATGCAGGTGTACGTGGAGGGGACCGACGAGGTCGCGAAGCGTCCCCCCCACGAGACCGAGGAGGAGGAGGGCAACGGGGAGGCGGCGGAGCTCACCCTCCCCCCGATGCGGGAGGGGGAGGATCTGGCCCTGCGGGGCCTTCACCCGGAGCAGCACTTCACCCAGCCCCCGCCCCGCTATACCGAGGCGACCCTGGTCAAGGAGCTGGAGGAGCGGGGCATCGGCCGGCCCAGCACCTACGCCGCCATCCTCTCCACTATCCAGACTCGGGACTACGCGGTGAAGGAGAAGGGGAAGTTCGTTCCCACGGAGCTCGGAGAGATCGTGGTGGACCTCCTCGTCAAGTCGTTTCCCCGGATCATGGATTACGAGTTCACCGCGCTCATGGAGAGCCGGTTGGACGAGATCGAGGAGGGAAAGGCGGAGTGGCTGGAAGAGCTGCACCGCTTCTACCACTTCTTCGCCAAGTGGCTGAAGGAGGCCAAGGCCTCCATGGCCAACATCAAGGCTATGGAGCAGGAGACCGACGAGCGGTGCGAGAAGTGCGGCGCCCCCATGGTCATCAAGTGGGGGCGGTTCGGGAAGTTCCTGGCCTGCTCCACCTATCCCACGTGCAAGGCCACTCGGGAGCTGCCGCGGGAGGGCGGGAACGGGGCGCCCGCGGAGGCCGCGCTCCCCGAGGGGGCGCCGCAGGTCTGCGAGAAGTGCGGCCGGCCTATGGTCCTGAAGAAGGGCCGGTACGGTCCTTTCCTCGCCTGCTCCGGCTACCCGGAGTGCCGGACGGTGGTCCGGGTCGACGGGGGGAAGCGGGCTGCCGCGCCCCCCCCGGAGCCGACGAACGAGATTTGCGAGAAATGCGGCGCCCCCATGGTCATCCGGACCGGCCGGTACGGCCGCTTCCTCTCCTGCTCCACCTACCCGAAGTGCAAGGCCATCAAGTCGCTTCCCATCGGCGTGGACTGTCCCCAGTGCGGGGCGCCGCTCGCCCAGAGGCGGACCAAGCGGGGGAGGCCGTTCTACGGCTGCAGCGCCTACCCGACCTGCACCTATGCCCTGTGGGACCGGCCCATCCCCGAGCCTTGCCCCCAGTGTGGCGCCAAGTTCCTGGTGGAGAAGCGGAAGCGGGGGGGTGAGGTGACGCTCCGGTGCGCGGCCGAGGGGTGTGACTTCAGCAAGGCCCCCGGCGCGCCGGAGCCGGCGGCGGCCCCTGCCTCCTGACGACTCTCATGTCCTCCGTGACGATCATCGGGGGCGGCCTTAGCGGCGCCGAAGCGGCCTGGCAGGCCGCCGAGGCCGGCGCGACGGTGCATCTCTACGAGATGCGGCCGGCCGTTCCCACCCCCGCGCACAAGACCTCCCACCTGGCGGAGCTGGTCTGCAGCAACTCCCTCAAGTCCCTGGAGCTGAGCACCGCCAGCGGCTTGTTGAACGCTGAGCTGAGCCGGCTCCGCTCCCTCATCCTGGAGGTGGGGAAGCGGCATGCCGTCCCGGCCGGCACCGCGCTGGCCGTGGAGCGGGAGGCCTTCGCCGCCGAGGTGACGGACCGCCTGGCCGGACACCCCCGCATCACCATCGTCCGCGATGAGGTGAAGGCCCTCCCAGCCGACCGGCCCTGCATCGTGGCCACCGGCCCCCTCACCTCCGAGGCGCTGGCGGAAGACCTCTGTGCCCTCTTCGCCCGCTTTCTGGGGGAGCAGGAGGCGCGCCCCGGCCTCACTCCCGCCGCCGCCCCCCGGGCCCGCCTCTTCTTCTACGATACCATCTCGCCGATCGTGGCGGCCGAGACCGTGGATCGGACGGTGGCCTTTGCCGCCTCCCGGTACGGGAAGGGGGGGGACGATTACCTGAACTGCCCCCTGAACGAGGAGGAGTACACCGCCTTCTGGGAGTCCCTCCGGGCGGCGGAGCTCTACCCTCTGCACCCCTTCGAGGAGACCCCCTTCTTCGAGGGCTGCCTCCCCATCGAGGAGTTGGCCCGCCGGGGCAAGGACGCCCTCTGCTTCGGCCCCATGAAGCCGGTCGGCCTCGCCGACCCCCGGACCGGCAAGCGCCCGCACGCCGTGGTGCAGCTCCGCCCGGAGGACGCCGCCCGCGCGATGTACGGCCTGGTGGGGTTCCAGACGCGGATGCGGCGGGGCGACCAG is a window encoding:
- a CDS encoding D-sedoheptulose 7-phosphate isomerase — its product is MGEEAIIIAACFDESAAVKRAFVAEALSRVVEAAGMAVETLRRGGRLLFFGNGGSAADAQHLAAEFVGRFRLERAPLAALALTTDTSALTAIANDWDFGEIFARQVEALGKPGDLAIALSTSGTSRNVLRGVEAARARGLKTIGLTGGDGGRLAALVDLALVVPSRSAARIQEVHITIGHALCEVVDRAFARPESTSGATGRRS
- the trmFO gene encoding methylenetetrahydrofolate--tRNA-(uracil(54)-C(5))-methyltransferase (FADH(2)-oxidizing) TrmFO, translating into MSSVTIIGGGLSGAEAAWQAAEAGATVHLYEMRPAVPTPAHKTSHLAELVCSNSLKSLELSTASGLLNAELSRLRSLILEVGKRHAVPAGTALAVEREAFAAEVTDRLAGHPRITIVRDEVKALPADRPCIVATGPLTSEALAEDLCALFARFLGEQEARPGLTPAAAPRARLFFYDTISPIVAAETVDRTVAFAASRYGKGGDDYLNCPLNEEEYTAFWESLRAAELYPLHPFEETPFFEGCLPIEELARRGKDALCFGPMKPVGLADPRTGKRPHAVVQLRPEDAARAMYGLVGFQTRMRRGDQQRVFRMIPGLAQAEFLRYGSVHRNTYIASPLLLTPTLQFRGDSSLLFAGQLIGVEGYTESVGAGLLAGLNAARLLQGAPPVVPPPETLLGAILRYVTEVARPDFAPMNVNFGLLPPLARPIRDRRTRAEALVERALAALEAWRQFLG
- a CDS encoding LysM peptidoglycan-binding domain-containing protein, which translates into the protein MRMAMRVAGGLLALLTLTLVGPETRGQQTPASPPPAGPEVAAGVYVVRPGDNLWFLSGQFLQNPFLWPRIWERNKFVINPNRIYPGDPLMIPGLAPAPPEAMALPGAPGVAFPAPGGAPLATPSEPVAAVPGAPGAPGAPAEPPKEPGGVPTVIVPLPAPILVVTRGQYFCLGFVHEGGPLGVGNILRPLRDSETIGPHDTVFLTLRPGTSAQVGEVFQVVRQEAPVSHPQSGRTLGRLIRSRGLVQVTEIQERSVRAKVIYGCEDMTAGDILLRYQDTEIPALGAAIPTSVSADGMIVHTDLDRVSVGELHIVYIDLGLRAGIVPGDVFSVHRETGLAADPRAWGMIRLSPTLRGELVVVRVTERTATARVLRSDLDLRVGDRIRLAAKMP
- the dprA gene encoding DNA-processing protein DprA yields the protein MEEPEALVALALLPGLPPAAVAALLARFGDARALRAESPGALTAIPGVTREVAERLRDPALAQEVGHELRRLSALGGSALTLADSAYPPLLRQIPDPPPALFVRGNLPPPGVMAVAVVGAREATSYGRMVAEGLAGDLARAGLAVVSGFARGIDAAAHRGALEGGGITVGVLGCGLDVTYPAGSGGLAERVVRRGALLSEFPLGTRPLPVNFPRRNRIISGLCRGVVVVEAAERSGALVTARCALEQDREVFAVPGPVTAGTSVGTNRLIKAGAKLTEDWADVLEELIPGWVRPAAAAPVTLPEGLPEEARLIWGVLASEPAHIDALATRTALPAGRVAAGLLALEMAGFARQLPGQTYIRAGGRL
- the topA gene encoding type I DNA topoisomerase, with product MPKSLVIVESPAKAKTINKFLGRNYLVKASMGHVRDLPVKGLAVDVEHNFKPQYEIIKGREKVVAELKKAAKASAAVFLATDPDREGEAIGWHLAQELKGARRPVHRVLFNEITKRAVQQAFATPGKIDPRKVEAQQARRILDRLVGYKISPLLWEKVRRGISAGRVQSVALRLVVDREKEIRAFVPTEYWTVDARFAAGHPPEFTARLIKVDGEKIRLPDQAAASAAVAELERETFRVAHLATKERKRHPVPPFITSKLQQEAARKLGFAARKTMQVAQQLYEGIELGDEGAIGLITYMRTDSTRVAAEAVAEVRAYIAEKFGGAFLPETPPVYKSARGAQEAHEAIRPTAVMREPGAVRPYLGRDQLALYTLIWNRFVASQMPPALFDVTTADIAAGRYLLRATGRVMRFPGFMQVYVEGTDEVAKRPPHETEEEEGNGEAAELTLPPMREGEDLALRGLHPEQHFTQPPPRYTEATLVKELEERGIGRPSTYAAILSTIQTRDYAVKEKGKFVPTELGEIVVDLLVKSFPRIMDYEFTALMESRLDEIEEGKAEWLEELHRFYHFFAKWLKEAKASMANIKAMEQETDERCEKCGAPMVIKWGRFGKFLACSTYPTCKATRELPREGGNGAPAEAALPEGAPQVCEKCGRPMVLKKGRYGPFLACSGYPECRTVVRVDGGKRAAAPPPEPTNEICEKCGAPMVIRTGRYGRFLSCSTYPKCKAIKSLPIGVDCPQCGAPLAQRRTKRGRPFYGCSAYPTCTYALWDRPIPEPCPQCGAKFLVEKRKRGGEVTLRCAAEGCDFSKAPGAPEPAAAPAS